The proteins below come from a single Archangium lipolyticum genomic window:
- a CDS encoding tRNA1(Val) (adenine(37)-N6)-methyltransferase, with amino-acid sequence MGILLTEAALEWPQRTPLEFRPGPGETLDSVCGGEVRVFQRRRGYRFTLDPVLLAHFAVYEAGAVRGRLMDLGTGCGIIPLILTRRLGCESITGLELQPRLYSLAERNVHLNRCEREVSLVRGDIRCVDRLFAKASFSHVLCNPPYRGREQGRISTDMEKALARHEISCELRDVARAAAYLLRCRGSFCVVYPASRLSELMAVLRAEKLEPRTARMVHSRAGRPAKLVLMHAVKRAPTGLTVMPPLVIHADDEQAFSREVSAMVE; translated from the coding sequence GTGGGCATCCTGCTGACAGAAGCAGCGCTGGAGTGGCCCCAGCGCACGCCGCTCGAGTTCCGGCCCGGTCCCGGAGAGACGCTCGATTCAGTCTGTGGCGGAGAGGTGAGGGTGTTCCAACGGCGCCGGGGTTATCGCTTCACGTTGGATCCCGTGCTGCTCGCGCACTTCGCCGTGTACGAGGCCGGGGCGGTGCGGGGGCGGTTGATGGACCTGGGGACGGGGTGTGGGATCATCCCGCTCATCCTGACGCGGCGGTTGGGCTGCGAGAGCATCACCGGGCTGGAGCTGCAACCGCGCCTGTATTCGCTCGCCGAGCGCAACGTGCACCTCAACCGCTGCGAGCGGGAGGTGTCGCTGGTCCGGGGGGACATCCGCTGCGTGGACCGGCTGTTCGCGAAGGCGAGCTTCTCCCACGTGCTGTGCAATCCGCCCTACCGGGGACGGGAGCAGGGGAGGATCAGCACGGACATGGAGAAGGCCCTGGCGCGGCACGAGATCTCGTGCGAGCTCCGGGACGTCGCGCGAGCGGCGGCGTATCTGCTGCGGTGCCGGGGGAGCTTCTGTGTGGTGTATCCGGCCTCGCGGTTGTCCGAGCTGATGGCCGTGTTGCGCGCGGAGAAGCTGGAGCCGAGGACCGCGCGCATGGTGCATTCACGCGCGGGGAGGCCCGCGAAGCTGGTGTTGATGCACGCGGTGAAGAGGGCGCCCACGGGGCTGACCGTGATGCCCCCGCTCGTCATCCACGCCGATGACGAGCAGGCCTTCTCCCGCGAGGTCAGCGCGATGGTGGAGTAG
- a CDS encoding hybrid sensor histidine kinase/response regulator — translation MDTESLKRSLLTKFQEVSADRLQKIQLGVLDLEKPTADQAADEVARELHTMKGEARMLGLAAIGQLAHAAEDVLRAERDGRAATEVATDLLLRACDTISDLLEDSEGAQSGTPASQEMVEALSAASGHPIPPIGGVKSASQTAVPAVPPAPVVHEVVEVVEAAPDLSEPIYAPPPAPPPAPAAPPSAPPRGHKPEHAHEEGHTTKALADRSIRVNVEVLDSLGLLAGDLLVESARGRLRASEVEALLQRFSRLGDRFLRLAEQVHVPNVLRNDLERIESDLHMLRDDAFRFVRRNGDGIETLHGNLAMMADHVAEARLVPLSTVFDAFPRAVRDIARAQAKEVDLVIENADLGVDRSMLGDVRDALVHLLRNGVDHGLESPDERRMLGKPAAGRLSIRVRADGDMLSIEVSDDGRGMDPQKLREVAVRKRLLTEQQAAAISEREAIELVFRAGFSTREEITDISGRGVGMDVVKKKVESLGGSVGIVSRQGRGSSITLRLPQSLALMKVLLVRLGDDVYGMPAADVVAVMRVKPEDRMEVFGTLAVKHRGKPTALVGLGPLLGVNGGNRFDKPPAVVVRHGDDFAALVVDGFVDEREVAVKPCGGEFLKGASFIAGTAALEDGRIAVLLHVPDIMTEVRRMARPVTQSQSAKRLRVLLVDDSPIARATESALVKALGHSVDEAQDGEEGYLRAQSQAYDLILTDVQMPRLDGFSFTRRLKTTAGLARIPVIILSSLASPEDRRRGAEAGADAYLVKGELGVESLAQTIDRLT, via the coding sequence ATGGACACCGAGTCCCTCAAGAGATCCCTCCTGACGAAGTTCCAGGAGGTCAGCGCCGACCGTCTCCAGAAGATCCAGCTGGGCGTACTCGATCTCGAGAAGCCCACCGCGGATCAGGCGGCGGACGAGGTCGCGCGCGAGCTGCACACGATGAAGGGCGAGGCCCGCATGCTGGGTCTGGCCGCCATCGGCCAGCTCGCGCACGCGGCCGAGGACGTGTTGCGCGCCGAGCGCGACGGGCGGGCCGCCACCGAGGTGGCGACGGACCTGCTGCTGCGCGCCTGCGACACCATCTCCGACCTCCTGGAGGATTCCGAGGGGGCCCAGTCGGGCACCCCGGCCTCACAGGAGATGGTCGAGGCGCTCTCCGCCGCCTCCGGCCATCCGATTCCGCCCATCGGTGGCGTCAAGTCGGCCTCGCAGACCGCCGTGCCCGCGGTGCCTCCGGCGCCCGTGGTGCACGAGGTTGTAGAGGTGGTGGAGGCGGCTCCGGATCTGTCGGAGCCCATCTACGCGCCGCCTCCAGCCCCGCCGCCCGCGCCGGCGGCACCTCCCTCCGCGCCTCCTCGCGGCCACAAGCCCGAGCACGCGCACGAGGAGGGGCACACCACCAAGGCCCTCGCCGATCGCAGCATCCGGGTGAACGTCGAGGTGCTCGACTCGCTCGGCCTGCTCGCCGGTGACCTGCTGGTGGAGAGCGCGCGCGGCCGTCTGCGCGCCTCCGAGGTCGAGGCCCTGCTCCAGCGCTTCTCGCGCCTGGGCGACCGCTTCCTGCGGCTGGCCGAGCAGGTCCACGTTCCCAACGTGCTGCGCAACGATCTCGAGCGCATCGAGAGCGACCTGCACATGCTGCGCGACGACGCGTTCCGCTTCGTGCGCCGCAACGGGGACGGCATCGAGACGCTTCATGGCAACCTGGCCATGATGGCGGACCACGTGGCCGAGGCGCGCCTCGTGCCGCTGTCCACCGTGTTCGATGCCTTCCCGCGTGCCGTGCGCGACATCGCGCGCGCCCAGGCCAAGGAGGTGGATCTCGTCATCGAGAACGCCGACCTCGGCGTGGATCGCTCCATGCTCGGCGACGTGCGCGACGCCCTGGTGCACCTGCTGCGCAACGGCGTGGACCATGGTCTGGAGTCGCCCGACGAGCGCCGCATGCTCGGCAAGCCCGCCGCGGGCCGGTTGAGCATCCGCGTGCGTGCCGACGGCGACATGCTCAGCATCGAGGTATCCGACGACGGCCGCGGCATGGACCCGCAGAAGCTGCGGGAGGTGGCCGTGCGCAAGCGCCTGTTGACGGAGCAGCAGGCCGCCGCCATCTCCGAGCGCGAGGCCATCGAGCTCGTCTTCCGCGCCGGCTTCTCCACCCGCGAGGAGATCACCGACATCTCCGGCCGCGGCGTGGGCATGGACGTCGTGAAGAAGAAGGTGGAGTCGCTGGGTGGCTCGGTGGGCATCGTCAGCCGCCAGGGCCGGGGCTCCTCCATCACCCTGCGCCTGCCGCAGTCGCTGGCGTTGATGAAGGTGCTGCTGGTGCGCCTGGGCGATGACGTCTACGGCATGCCCGCCGCCGACGTGGTGGCGGTGATGCGCGTGAAGCCGGAGGACCGGATGGAGGTCTTCGGCACCCTGGCGGTGAAGCACCGGGGCAAGCCCACCGCGCTGGTGGGCCTGGGGCCGCTGCTGGGCGTCAACGGAGGCAACCGCTTCGACAAGCCGCCCGCCGTGGTGGTGCGTCACGGCGATGACTTCGCCGCGCTGGTGGTGGACGGCTTCGTGGACGAGCGCGAGGTGGCGGTGAAGCCCTGCGGTGGCGAGTTCCTCAAGGGAGCCTCGTTCATCGCCGGCACCGCCGCGCTGGAGGACGGCCGCATCGCCGTGCTCCTGCACGTGCCGGACATCATGACGGAGGTGCGCCGCATGGCGCGGCCCGTCACCCAGTCCCAGTCCGCCAAGCGCCTCCGGGTGCTGCTGGTGGACGACTCGCCCATCGCGCGGGCCACCGAGTCCGCGCTCGTCAAGGCCCTGGGTCACTCCGTGGACGAGGCCCAGGACGGCGAGGAGGGCTACCTCCGGGCCCAGTCCCAGGCGTACGATCTCATCCTCACGGACGTGCAGATGCCAAGGCTGGACGGCTTCTCGTTCACGCGGCGGCTCAAGACGACCGCGGGGCTGGCCCGTATCCCGGTCATCATCCTCTCCTCGCTCGCGTCGCCGGAGGACAGACGGCGCGGCGCCGAGGCGGGCGCGGATGCGTACCTGGTCAAGGGCGAGCTGGGCGTGGAGAGTCTGGCTCAGACCATCGATCGTCTGACCTGA
- a CDS encoding DUF1015 family protein, with amino-acid sequence MARVLPFSALLPSLESHLSADDDGCPFNAPPRSSFIRPLLDRVDPTAELGRLRAAGSVLRDARPALYLAEVYSSAGRLGGPPVRFLLCALAPDAAEPLEVEPYRPRSAQVEPTVTLAADDHGVLRGLLAEAAERSISVWQGTFEDSPVALRRIEPSPVARRIQAVLDEAPLRPLAELDERRPSLAAVVPLSDPGLHFEPVHRAIQGLDTFDEDTFLALVTAYARVYDLDEPLTTPRGIAAANERLATLVRGHHAVLLVLPEGRGKILRFRQGLDLAHLKGAPRSPTLRSLDLALLNALVLRTVLGIKDPEEPGHPQVFAVQGVESLVRGVHGGMFQAGFALNPPPLWEVRAVMEAAQTLPPKTLRVEPAPPAGLLFLDPEA; translated from the coding sequence ATGGCGCGTGTCCTCCCCTTTTCCGCACTGCTTCCGTCTCTCGAGTCGCACCTGTCGGCCGATGACGATGGCTGTCCCTTCAATGCGCCGCCCCGGTCCTCGTTCATCCGGCCGTTGCTGGATCGGGTGGACCCGACGGCGGAGCTGGGGCGGTTGAGGGCCGCGGGCTCCGTGCTACGCGACGCTCGCCCGGCGCTGTACCTGGCCGAGGTGTACAGCTCGGCGGGGCGGCTTGGAGGACCACCGGTGCGCTTCCTCTTGTGCGCGCTCGCGCCGGACGCGGCCGAGCCGCTGGAGGTGGAGCCGTACCGGCCCCGCTCCGCGCAGGTGGAGCCGACGGTCACCCTGGCGGCGGACGACCATGGGGTGCTCCGAGGTCTCCTGGCGGAGGCGGCCGAGCGCAGCATCTCCGTCTGGCAGGGGACGTTCGAGGACTCCCCGGTGGCGCTGAGGCGCATCGAGCCCTCGCCGGTGGCCCGGCGCATCCAGGCGGTGCTCGACGAGGCGCCCCTGCGCCCCCTGGCCGAGCTGGACGAGCGCAGGCCGAGCCTGGCGGCCGTGGTGCCGCTGTCGGATCCAGGGCTGCACTTCGAGCCGGTGCACCGTGCCATCCAGGGGCTGGACACCTTCGACGAGGACACGTTCCTGGCGCTCGTGACGGCGTACGCGCGCGTGTATGACCTGGACGAGCCGCTCACGACGCCTCGGGGCATCGCCGCGGCGAACGAGCGGCTGGCCACGCTGGTGCGAGGACACCACGCGGTGTTGCTGGTGCTGCCCGAGGGGCGGGGGAAGATCCTGCGCTTCCGGCAGGGGTTGGATCTGGCGCACCTGAAGGGAGCGCCGCGCAGCCCGACGCTCCGGAGCCTGGATCTGGCGTTGCTGAACGCGCTGGTGCTGCGAACGGTGCTGGGCATCAAGGACCCCGAGGAGCCGGGACATCCGCAGGTGTTCGCGGTGCAGGGGGTGGAGTCGCTGGTGCGAGGCGTCCACGGGGGGATGTTCCAGGCGGGCTTCGCGCTCAACCCGCCACCGCTGTGGGAGGTGCGCGCGGTGATGGAGGCGGCGCAGACGTTGCCGCCCAAGACGTTGCGCGTGGAGCCCGCGCCGCCGGCGGGACTGCTGTTCCTCGACCCGGAGGCCTAG
- a CDS encoding Frizzy aggregation protein FrzB, whose protein sequence is MIGYDDPSAELNEVDVLFFEVGDIVYGTDASQVLRIDRSHPDDLELEGLGPLKRGNRALVFDTPEGEGHLKVDTIRGVRPVPIVALRRLPSVVFAAPYTVGVFLDEKDRPVMLIDLVETLNDQGRH, encoded by the coding sequence ATGATCGGCTACGACGATCCGTCGGCCGAGCTCAACGAGGTCGACGTCCTCTTCTTCGAGGTCGGCGACATCGTCTACGGGACCGACGCCTCGCAGGTCCTGCGCATCGACCGCTCCCATCCGGATGATCTGGAGCTCGAGGGGCTCGGTCCTCTCAAGCGCGGCAATCGCGCGCTCGTCTTCGACACTCCCGAGGGGGAGGGCCACCTGAAGGTGGACACCATCCGGGGCGTACGCCCCGTCCCCATCGTGGCCCTGCGGCGGCTGCCCTCCGTGGTCTTCGCCGCTCCCTATACGGTGGGCGTGTTCCTCGACGAGAAGGACCGCCCCGTGATGCTCATCGATCTTGTTGAAACCTTGAATGATCAAGGAAGGCACTGA
- a CDS encoding ABC transporter ATP-binding protein: MPAIEVIGLRKTYRRAFGRRGHEALRGVDLSVPEGSAFGLIGPNGAGKTTFIKSILGIVQPSEGTVRVLGGSPEDPRIRARIGYLPERLHLPGSWAAPAFLATVARLKELKPDPAANLRLLERVGLADALGRKIGGYSKGMRQRLGLAAALLGNPALLILDEPTDGIDPMGRVEVRRILQEEVQRGTTLFLNSHLLAETERVCDRVAILAEGKVLREGRLDELSRGGARWAVRFAPGADAGALASAGFTAAGTEGQYHVETSDVAGLNAALDKARAAGALLVELKRDGQDLEAVLASAMGVAA; this comes from the coding sequence GTGCCAGCCATCGAAGTCATCGGACTCCGCAAGACCTACCGGCGTGCCTTCGGGCGCCGGGGTCATGAGGCCCTGCGGGGTGTGGACCTGTCCGTGCCGGAAGGCAGTGCGTTCGGGCTGATCGGCCCCAACGGCGCGGGAAAGACGACGTTCATCAAGAGCATCCTCGGCATCGTCCAGCCCTCGGAGGGGACGGTGCGGGTGCTCGGCGGTTCGCCCGAGGATCCGCGCATCCGGGCCCGCATCGGCTACCTGCCCGAGCGCCTGCACCTGCCGGGCTCGTGGGCGGCACCGGCCTTCCTCGCCACCGTGGCGCGGCTCAAGGAGCTGAAGCCGGACCCGGCCGCGAACCTGCGGCTGCTGGAGCGCGTGGGACTGGCGGACGCGCTGGGCCGGAAGATTGGCGGCTACTCCAAGGGCATGCGCCAGCGGCTGGGGCTCGCGGCGGCGCTGCTGGGCAACCCCGCCCTGCTCATCCTCGACGAGCCCACCGACGGCATCGATCCCATGGGCCGCGTGGAGGTGCGGCGCATCCTCCAGGAGGAGGTGCAGCGCGGCACCACCCTCTTCCTCAACTCGCACCTGCTGGCGGAGACCGAGCGCGTCTGCGATCGGGTGGCCATCCTCGCCGAGGGCAAGGTGCTGCGCGAGGGGCGGTTGGACGAGCTGTCGCGCGGCGGAGCACGGTGGGCGGTGCGCTTCGCGCCGGGAGCGGACGCGGGCGCGCTGGCCTCGGCGGGCTTTACGGCGGCGGGCACCGAGGGGCAGTACCACGTGGAGACCTCGGACGTGGCGGGGCTGAACGCGGCGCTGGACAAGGCGCGAGCGGCCGGGGCGCTCCTGGTGGAGCTCAAGCGGGACGGGCAGGACCTGGAGGCCGTGCTGGCCTCGGCCATGGGGGTGGCGGCATGA
- a CDS encoding polyhydroxyalkanoic acid system family protein: protein MGTMKFEVPHSLPKDEVKKRVEQLLKYWVDKYGVKADWQGDGAKIIGKVMGINLDANFTITDGAIQGEGTDPGMLLRGQAKSYLQKKFSTVLDPSKSIDDVGKGLA, encoded by the coding sequence ATGGGCACGATGAAGTTCGAGGTCCCCCACTCCCTTCCCAAGGACGAGGTCAAGAAGCGCGTCGAGCAGCTTCTCAAGTACTGGGTCGACAAGTACGGCGTGAAGGCGGACTGGCAGGGTGACGGCGCGAAGATCATCGGCAAGGTGATGGGCATCAACCTCGATGCCAACTTCACCATCACCGACGGCGCCATCCAGGGCGAGGGCACCGACCCCGGCATGCTCCTGCGTGGCCAGGCCAAGTCCTACCTGCAGAAGAAGTTCAGCACCGTGCTCGACCCGAGCAAGAGCATCGACGACGTGGGCAAGGGCCTCGCGTAG
- a CDS encoding methyl-accepting chemotaxis protein, which yields MSPADTKNEVVATEGAAPRSKKAGSLKPLTDTVIAVLAGNLDARVAKNAMEEDAADLANLFNQLLERFASSERRKQVAAQEIDQAIDALITLVREGDLAQWNTSTEDAQLGPLLEGFGKVIETLRTFVREINEAALRLSSSANQVLAASTQHETSSTEQAAAIHETTATMEELKHASAQIAENAGSVARVAEETLGAARAGRGAIGEFIQAMQQIRSDGVAVADSITKLSKRVERIGTVVEVIDEIADRSDLLALNAALEGSRAGEAGKGFSIVAAEMRRLAENVMESTKEIKNLITEIREATAAAGTAAEASKEATESGEKLGAVAAQAVEGILAGVQETSDAARVINLATQQQRTATEQVVASMAEIEDVTRQTTQASKQATGAAAELTQLAGRLAELIKRFKAD from the coding sequence ATGTCCCCTGCTGACACGAAGAACGAAGTGGTCGCGACGGAGGGCGCCGCCCCTCGTAGCAAGAAGGCCGGCTCCCTCAAGCCCCTCACCGACACCGTGATCGCGGTGTTGGCGGGCAACCTCGACGCGCGCGTTGCCAAGAATGCCATGGAGGAGGATGCCGCCGACCTGGCCAACCTCTTCAACCAGCTCCTCGAGCGCTTCGCCTCCTCCGAGCGCCGCAAGCAGGTGGCCGCCCAGGAGATCGATCAGGCCATCGACGCCCTCATCACCCTGGTGCGCGAGGGTGACCTGGCCCAGTGGAACACCTCCACCGAGGACGCCCAGCTCGGGCCCCTCCTCGAGGGTTTCGGCAAGGTGATCGAGACGCTGCGCACCTTCGTGCGGGAGATCAACGAGGCGGCCCTGCGCCTGTCCTCGTCCGCCAACCAGGTGCTCGCCGCCTCCACGCAGCACGAGACGAGCTCCACCGAGCAGGCCGCGGCCATCCACGAGACCACGGCCACGATGGAAGAGCTCAAGCACGCCTCGGCGCAGATCGCCGAGAACGCCGGCAGCGTGGCGCGCGTGGCCGAGGAGACCCTGGGTGCCGCTCGCGCGGGCCGGGGCGCCATCGGCGAGTTCATCCAGGCCATGCAGCAGATCCGCAGCGACGGCGTCGCGGTGGCCGACTCCATCACCAAGCTGTCCAAGCGCGTGGAGCGCATCGGCACGGTGGTCGAGGTGATCGACGAGATCGCCGACCGCTCGGACCTGCTCGCGCTCAACGCCGCCCTCGAGGGCAGCCGCGCCGGTGAGGCGGGCAAGGGCTTCTCCATCGTGGCGGCCGAGATGCGCCGCCTGGCGGAGAACGTCATGGAGTCCACCAAGGAGATCAAGAACCTGATCACCGAGATCCGCGAGGCCACGGCCGCCGCCGGCACCGCCGCGGAGGCTTCCAAGGAGGCCACGGAGTCGGGTGAGAAGCTGGGCGCGGTGGCGGCGCAGGCCGTCGAGGGCATCCTCGCCGGCGTGCAGGAGACGAGTGACGCGGCTCGCGTCATCAACCTCGCCACCCAGCAGCAGCGCACCGCCACCGAGCAGGTGGTGGCCTCCATGGCGGAGATCGAGGACGTGACGCGCCAGACCACCCAGGCTTCAAAGCAGGCCACGGGTGCCGCCGCCGAGCTGACGCAGCTCGCCGGACGGCTGGCGGAGCTCATCAAGCGCTTCAAGGCCGACTGA
- a CDS encoding chemotaxis protein CheB — translation MEAGASAYRVLLVGEVLRGASRGLFDGVVLAPAGAVCEFSEALEHVQRLHPDVALIDLSGPEALKAIGRVMAERPVPVVALHPGVLSGADAFQALALGAVEVVERPAEPGIDFWQTVGRKLMLLAEVRVSRPVHVQKARDVRPPPTEAPYPLVAIASSLGGPKALSVVLKMLPKDFPAPVCICQHISQGFTEGLAQWLGSESPLRVVEANDGEEMVPGTVYIARSGSHLMVRPKGVLSLEPSPPVRGFRPSCDVLLTSAAEAFGTRTLGVILTGMGRDGARGLKEIRERGGRTIAQNKATCVVYGMPKEAVRLGAAEEVLPLDRIAPMLVQWVGTC, via the coding sequence TTGGAGGCCGGCGCGTCCGCATATCGCGTGTTGCTCGTGGGAGAGGTTCTTCGGGGAGCCTCGCGGGGGTTGTTCGACGGGGTGGTGCTCGCCCCCGCCGGCGCCGTCTGCGAGTTCTCCGAAGCCCTGGAGCACGTGCAGCGCCTGCATCCGGACGTGGCCCTGATCGACCTGTCCGGCCCCGAGGCGCTCAAGGCGATCGGGCGGGTGATGGCGGAGCGGCCGGTGCCGGTAGTCGCGCTCCACCCGGGCGTGCTCTCCGGCGCGGACGCCTTCCAGGCGCTCGCCCTGGGGGCCGTGGAAGTGGTGGAGCGGCCCGCCGAGCCCGGCATCGACTTCTGGCAGACGGTGGGCCGCAAGCTGATGCTGCTCGCCGAGGTGCGCGTGTCGCGCCCGGTGCACGTCCAGAAGGCCCGTGACGTGCGGCCTCCGCCCACCGAGGCTCCCTATCCGCTGGTGGCCATCGCCTCGTCGCTCGGCGGGCCCAAGGCGCTCTCCGTGGTGTTGAAGATGTTGCCGAAGGACTTCCCCGCGCCCGTGTGCATCTGCCAGCACATCAGCCAGGGCTTCACCGAGGGGCTGGCGCAGTGGCTCGGCTCCGAGTCGCCGCTGCGCGTGGTGGAGGCCAATGATGGCGAGGAGATGGTGCCCGGCACCGTCTACATCGCGCGCTCCGGTTCGCACCTGATGGTGCGGCCCAAGGGGGTGCTGTCGTTGGAGCCGAGCCCGCCCGTGCGCGGCTTCCGGCCCTCGTGCGACGTGCTGCTCACGTCGGCGGCGGAGGCCTTCGGGACGCGCACCCTGGGCGTCATCCTCACCGGCATGGGCCGGGACGGTGCCCGGGGATTGAAGGAAATCCGCGAGCGGGGCGGTCGCACCATCGCGCAGAACAAGGCGACCTGCGTGGTCTACGGAATGCCGAAGGAGGCCGTGCGGCTCGGCGCGGCCGAAGAGGTGCTGCCGCTCGATCGCATCGCCCCGATGCTCGTCCAGTGGGTGGGAACATGCTGA
- a CDS encoding protein-glutamate O-methyltransferase, with product MLTVTSRALQQLAALLLERAGLKITPDGYHSLRLALSTRMPVVGIQDAEEYVRRLKTVEDELRALLPLVTVGHTEFFRDPKQFKALEGRILPDALWRARRETRRVSIWSAGCATGEEPYSLAMVLAELGALPIEVDLWATDLNLAAVEAAKQGRFSSRRLAGMQSERKQRFFRPVDEGYEVVSSLKDYVRFDGQNLAVPVFEKVKPESLDLILCRNVIIYFDLPTIRALMDRFLTALRPGALLLLGYSESLFKVYDRFEMVEVDGAFVYRRPEKPLEPRAPGTGPKAMTIGSLPAVRERPSEPGSAGSARPRESMSNLTPTRALQKTLDASTGSAAQRRTLDMPVAKAPEPGPAAIASEPPRRTMETSAVGAGMPRRTMETSAVGAEPPRTRTSEMPAWSLMLSPGERLNAAVRMMERGDFVSAVSTVEQLLIDEPGHLDALLTVGNLYSLTGRIVDAREAFAQAINREPLCVEARVFGGLAALQAGELTEARSELGKALFLEPSLAIGHYLMAQVHERLKDHEAARRSYRNAIAQLRFPQRPLAGHYPELPDSADAISRAARYALAALEEGPGHA from the coding sequence ATGCTGACGGTGACCTCCAGGGCCCTGCAGCAACTGGCCGCCCTCCTGCTGGAGCGGGCGGGGTTGAAGATCACTCCGGATGGCTATCACAGCCTCCGGTTGGCGCTGTCCACGCGCATGCCCGTGGTGGGCATCCAGGACGCCGAGGAGTACGTGCGGCGCCTGAAGACCGTGGAGGACGAGCTGCGCGCGCTGCTGCCGCTCGTCACGGTGGGCCACACGGAGTTCTTCCGGGATCCCAAGCAGTTCAAGGCGCTCGAGGGCCGCATCCTCCCGGACGCGCTGTGGCGGGCGCGGCGGGAAACCCGCCGGGTGTCCATCTGGTCCGCGGGGTGCGCCACCGGCGAGGAGCCCTACAGCCTGGCCATGGTGCTGGCCGAGCTGGGCGCGCTGCCCATCGAGGTGGACCTGTGGGCCACCGACCTGAACCTCGCCGCCGTGGAGGCCGCGAAGCAGGGGCGCTTCTCGTCGCGCCGCCTCGCCGGCATGCAGAGCGAGCGCAAGCAGCGCTTCTTCCGGCCGGTGGATGAAGGCTACGAGGTCGTCTCCTCGCTGAAGGACTACGTCCGCTTCGACGGGCAGAACCTCGCCGTGCCCGTCTTCGAGAAGGTCAAGCCGGAGTCGTTGGATCTCATCCTCTGCCGCAACGTCATCATCTACTTCGACCTGCCCACCATCCGCGCGCTGATGGATCGCTTCCTCACGGCGCTGCGGCCCGGGGCCCTGCTGTTGCTGGGCTACTCGGAGAGCCTCTTCAAGGTCTACGACCGTTTCGAGATGGTGGAGGTGGATGGGGCGTTCGTCTACCGGCGGCCCGAGAAGCCGCTGGAGCCGCGCGCTCCCGGGACGGGCCCGAAGGCGATGACCATCGGCTCGCTGCCGGCGGTGCGGGAGCGTCCGTCCGAGCCCGGGTCCGCGGGCTCCGCACGGCCTCGGGAGTCGATGTCGAACCTGACGCCCACGCGGGCCCTGCAGAAGACGCTCGATGCGTCCACGGGAAGCGCGGCGCAGCGCAGGACGCTGGACATGCCCGTGGCGAAGGCTCCCGAGCCGGGCCCCGCGGCCATCGCCTCCGAGCCGCCGCGCAGGACGATGGAGACGTCCGCGGTGGGCGCCGGGATGCCGCGCAGGACGATGGAGACGTCCGCGGTGGGCGCCGAGCCGCCGCGCACGCGCACGAGCGAAATGCCGGCATGGTCACTGATGCTGTCACCGGGTGAGCGGCTGAACGCGGCCGTGCGGATGATGGAGCGCGGGGACTTCGTGTCCGCGGTGTCCACGGTGGAGCAGCTCCTGATCGACGAGCCGGGCCACCTGGACGCGCTGCTCACGGTGGGCAACCTCTATTCGCTGACGGGCCGCATCGTGGACGCGCGCGAGGCCTTCGCGCAGGCCATCAACCGCGAGCCGCTGTGCGTGGAGGCGCGGGTGTTCGGCGGACTGGCGGCGCTACAGGCCGGAGAGCTCACCGAGGCCCGCTCGGAGCTGGGCAAGGCGCTCTTCCTGGAGCCCTCGCTGGCCATCGGGCACTACCTGATGGCGCAGGTGCACGAGCGGCTGAAGGATCACGAGGCGGCGCGGCGCAGCTACCGCAACGCCATCGCGCAGCTGCGCTTCCCCCAGCGTCCGCTGGCCGGCCACTATCCGGAGCTGCCGGACTCGGCGGACGCCATCTCCCGCGCGGCGCGCTATGCGCTCGCCGCGCTGGAGGAAGGGCCGGGACACGCGTAA